In Solanum lycopersicum chromosome 5, SLM_r2.1, the following are encoded in one genomic region:
- the LOC101245255 gene encoding uncharacterized protein, with the protein MTQDNLHILDPFLETKIVNNQNNKLSTTLQPYNEQKHDDIEFQTCENITNDNFPCSPPLWMAQRALKDTRTQASTPCYDYFGHPFPGSRLQVIKSGRRNLMEMIQDLPESSFEVSLKDIVDDQERIEGCQQATRVEEKNQKARMPQQRKTLKRSQISRSESMDSGVFLLKMFLPTSIGSKKKLKTRNYSKVSSKTSVDESEKSVNKDWWKIMYVVIKENKYSRSIKKSMSANSSSKNRLVESNCTERKQRGCFF; encoded by the exons ATGACACAAGATAATCTTCacattttagacccttttcttgaaacaaaaattgttaacaatcaaaacaacaaATTATCAACAACACTTCAACCATACAATGAACAAAAACATGATGATATAGAGTTTCAAACTTGTGAAAATATCACAAATGACAACTTTCCTTGTTCTCCACCTTTATGGATGGCTCAAAGGGCATTAAAGGATACCAGAACTCAAGCATCTACTCCATGTTATGACTATTTTGGCCATCCTTTTCCCGGATCAAGATTACAG GTGATCAAGAGTGGTAGGAGGAACCTTATGGAAATGATTCAAGACTTGCCTGAGTCATCTTTTGAAGTGTCATTGAAAGATATTGTTGATGATCAAGAAAGGATAGAAGGGTGCCAACAGGCTACAAGAGTAGAAGAGAAGAATCAAAAGGCTAGAATGCCACAACAGAGAAAAACTTTGAAAAGGAGTCAAATATCAAGAAGTGAAAGCATGGATAGTGGGGTTTTCTTACTGAAAATGTTCCTCCCTACTTCTATAGGTAGCAAGAAGAAACTAAAAACAAGGAACTACTCAAAAGTTTCATCGAAAACATCGGTTGATGAATCAGAGAAATCTGTGAACAAGGACTGGTGGAAGATTATGTATGTAGTTATAAAAGAGAATAAGTATAGCAGAAGTATCAAGAAAAGCATGAGTGCCAATAGCAGCAGCAAAAACAG GCTGGTTGAAAGCAACTGCACAGAGAGGAAACAAAGAGGATGCTTCTTTTAG
- the LOC101244957 gene encoding chaperonin, translated as MAKRLIPTLNRVLIEKITAPAKTSAGILLPENSSKLNSGKVVAVGPGLHDKTGNLIPTAVKEGDTVLLPEYGGTQVKLGEKEFHLYRDEDILGTLHD; from the exons ATGGCGAAACGTTTGATCCCAACACTTAACAGGGTTTTGATCGAGAAAATTACAGCTCCTGCTAAAACAAGTGCTGGTATTCTTCTCCCTGAGAATTCATCTAAG CTGAATTCAGGGAAAGTAGTGGCTGTTGGACCAGGACTTCATGACAAGACAGGGAACTTGATACCTACTGCTGTCAAGGAAGGTGACACCGTCTTGTTGCCTGAGTACGGTGGTACTCAAGTCAAGTTGGGGGAGAAAGA ATTTCATTTGTACCGGGATGAAGACATTTTAGGGACACTGCACGACTGA